One Bradyrhizobium sp. ISRA464 genomic window carries:
- a CDS encoding glycosyltransferase family A protein, with translation MIIRRKPLITVVTPLYNKADCVLRTLWSVARQTDIDFELIVVDDGSTDPSATLVKAAGLPHLQLIEQPNAGVSAARNRGIRAAQGEWVAFLDADDLWSHDHLASLWRAADGSDAVAVFSNLRLESRAGSLLIDPNVSAQRIDDYFSFALSNGGYPVSSSSIMVRRDELLAAGPFAEGISTGEDIDMWCRLACRGSFIYSAAPSATYNDASSPSLCGSRDTISRPLFAERLSDLMRDHVVPARLHESSRRYANFLMLEYARQLLDAGRYKEAQAVLLSDCIPGYDLSRFLKRLARTTIVGRTLFGLRQATASRA, from the coding sequence ATCATCAGGCGGAAGCCGCTCATCACTGTCGTGACACCCTTGTACAACAAGGCAGACTGCGTTCTGCGAACGCTGTGGTCAGTAGCTCGTCAGACGGACATCGATTTTGAGCTTATAGTTGTCGACGACGGATCGACCGACCCCAGCGCGACTTTGGTGAAGGCGGCCGGCTTGCCGCATCTCCAGTTGATTGAGCAGCCGAACGCTGGAGTTTCGGCCGCGCGTAATCGTGGGATTCGAGCTGCGCAGGGAGAATGGGTTGCGTTCCTCGATGCAGATGATCTGTGGTCGCACGACCATCTCGCGAGTCTTTGGCGCGCCGCTGATGGCAGCGATGCAGTCGCAGTCTTCAGCAACCTGCGACTGGAAAGCAGAGCAGGCAGCCTTCTGATCGATCCGAACGTTTCGGCGCAAAGGATCGACGATTATTTCTCGTTTGCGCTCTCCAATGGCGGCTATCCAGTCAGCTCAAGTTCGATCATGGTCCGTCGGGACGAGTTGCTGGCTGCAGGGCCGTTTGCCGAGGGCATCTCGACAGGCGAAGATATCGACATGTGGTGCAGACTTGCCTGCCGGGGTTCCTTTATTTATAGCGCGGCACCATCTGCAACGTACAATGACGCGAGCTCGCCATCGCTCTGCGGGAGCCGCGACACGATATCGCGACCGCTCTTCGCAGAGCGCTTATCGGACTTGATGCGAGATCATGTCGTCCCGGCGCGTCTGCATGAGAGCAGCAGGCGCTATGCTAATTTCCTCATGTTGGAATATGCGCGCCAACTATTGGATGCGGGGCGCTACAAAGAGGCTCAGGCCGTTCTCCTTAGCGACTGCATTCCAGGATATGATCTGAGCCGCTTTCTCAAGCGATTGGCAAGGACAACGATTGTCGGACGAACACTGTTTGGGTTAAGGCAGGCGACCGCCAGTCGCGCTTGA